A portion of the Panthera tigris isolate Pti1 chromosome E1, P.tigris_Pti1_mat1.1, whole genome shotgun sequence genome contains these proteins:
- the UTS2R gene encoding urotensin-2 receptor — translation MALSPAPVSGFPEPSAAPNASLNRSWASPTEPSSLEDLVATGAIGAVLSAMGVVGVAGNVYTLVVMCRVLHTSASMSVYVVNLALADLLYLLSIPFIVATYVTKEWHFGDVGCRVLFSLDFLTMHASIFTLTVMSSERYAAVLRPLDTVQRSKGYRKVLALGTWLLALLLALPMMLAIRLVHRGHKSLCLPVWGPRAHRAYLTLLFGTSIVGPGTVIGLLYVRLARAYWLSQRASFTQTRRLPNPKVLYLILGIVLLFWACFLPFWLWQLLAQYRGAQTLTPRTARIVNYLTTCLTYGNSCVNPFLYTLLTKNYREYRRRSLRARSGRGPAGAGHSLPCRVRFQRGSGHSLSSSSQQATETITLFPAASRAVCA, via the coding sequence ATGGCGCTGAGCCCCGCGCCCGTGAGCGGTTTCCCCGAGCCGTCTGCTGCCCCCAACGCATCCCTCAACCGCTCGTGGGCCAGCCCCACAGAGCCCAGCTCCCTGGAGGACCTGGTGGCCACGGGTGCCATCGGGGCAGTGCTGTCGGCCATGGGCGTGGTGGGCGTGGCCGGCAACGTGTACACGCTGGTGGTCATGTGCCGCGTCCTGCACACCTCAGCCTCCATGTCTGTGTATGTCGTCAACCTGGCGCTGGCCGACCTCCTCTACCTGCTCAGCATCCCCTTCATCGTGGCCACCTACGTCACCAAGGAGTGGCACTTTGGCGACGTGGGCTGCCGAGTTCTCTTCAGCCTGGACTTCCTGACCATGCACGCCAGCATCTTCACCCTGACCGTCATGAGCAGCGAGCGCTACGCCGCGGTGCTGAGGCCGCTGGACACGGTGCAGCGCTCCAAGGGTTACCGCAAGGTGCTCGCCCTGGGCACGTGGCTGCTGGCGCTGCTGCTGGCGCTGCCCATGATGCTGGCCATCCGGCTGGTCCACAGGGGCCACAAGAGCCTCTGCCTCCCGGTGTGGGGCCCGCGTGCCCACCGCGCCTACCTGACCCTGCTCTTCGGCACGAGCATCGTGGGGCCCGGCACGGTCATCGGGCTGCTGTACGTGCGCCTGGCCCGGGCCTACTGGCTGTCCCAGCGGGCCTCCTTCACGCAGACGCGGCGGCTGCCCAACCCCAAGGTGCTCTACCTCATCCTGGGCATCGTGCTGCTCTTCTGGGCCTGCTTCCTGCCCTTCTGGCTGTGGCAGCTCCTCGCCCAGTACCGCGGGGCCCAGACGCTGACGCCGCGCACTGCGCGCATCGTCAACTACCTGACCACCTGCCTCACCTATGGCAACAGCTGCGTCAACCCCTTCCTCTACACGCTGCTCACCAAGAACTACCGCGAGTACCGCCGGCGCTCGCTCCGCGCCAGGAGTGGCCGCGGGCCCGCCGGCGCCGGCCACTCCCTGCCGTGCCGGGTCCGCTTCCAGCGCGGCTCCGGCCACTCGCTGTCCTCCAGCAGCCAGCAGGCCACCGAGACCATCACCCTGTTTCCGGCGGCCTCTAGAGCGGTCTGCGCCTGA